A genomic window from Chloroflexia bacterium SDU3-3 includes:
- a CDS encoding DUF1232 domain-containing protein, which produces MGVWYPHPRCEQPRQARQPALPHFSATIHPMNQQPLLQRLRQWARALKRDVVALYLAAQDPRVPWYAKAVAACVAAYALSPIDLIPDVVPILGYLDDLILVPLGIALAVRLIPAALLAEHRRAAEERAAARPTSRAAAAVIILIWVGCAAILLWWLARQLGG; this is translated from the coding sequence ATGGGTGTGTGGTACCCTCATCCTAGATGCGAACAACCGCGCCAAGCCCGCCAGCCAGCCCTGCCGCATTTCTCTGCTACAATCCACCCCATGAACCAACAACCTCTACTCCAGCGCCTAAGGCAGTGGGCGCGCGCCCTAAAGCGCGATGTGGTCGCGCTCTACCTTGCCGCCCAAGACCCGCGCGTCCCGTGGTATGCCAAGGCCGTGGCCGCCTGCGTCGCGGCCTACGCGCTCAGCCCGATCGACCTGATACCCGACGTGGTGCCTATTCTCGGCTATCTCGATGACCTCATCCTGGTGCCGCTGGGCATCGCCCTGGCTGTGCGGCTCATCCCCGCCGCGCTGCTGGCCGAGCACCGCCGCGCCGCCGAAGAGCGCGCCGCCGCGCGGCCCACCAGCCGCGCAGCTGCCGCCGTGATCATCCTCATATGGGTGGGCTGCGCCGCCATCCTGCTCTGGTGGCTGGCGCGGCAGCTCGGCGGCTAG
- a CDS encoding tyrosine-type recombinase/integrase, translating into MRGRCVGARVPQGRSPHSLRHSFVTLAIRGGASVAQAQAAARHKDPRTTMRYAHDLQNLDDNAVDDVKF; encoded by the coding sequence CTGCGCGGGCGATGCGTGGGCGCGAGGGTGCCACAGGGCCGCTCACCGCACTCGCTGCGGCACAGCTTCGTCACGCTGGCCATCCGGGGCGGGGCTAGCGTGGCCCAGGCCCAGGCGGCGGCGCGGCACAAGGACCCGCGCACGACGATGCGGTATGCCCACGACTTGCAGAACTTGGATGATAACGCCGTGGATGATGTGAAGTTTTGA
- a CDS encoding TCR/Tet family MFS transporter → METSPRERRGPGGGTLIFLMIIAFMNTLGYGLVIPALPFIVRQYASSPDQLAMLMAWLGSVYALCQFLAAPVLGALSDRFGRRPLLLLCLLGSALGYALFGLGGAIWVIFLGRIIDGLTGGNFSILAAYIADVAKPQERSRYFGMLGAASGAGFMVGPAAGGFLASLGYSVPAYAAAAVALASLAWGLLAMPESLPRERRRTSFAAAELNPFKQLGAALALPQLRWLFAATFCFALAFAMMQSNVSVLLIDHLRWNADMIGAMFLVIGIFDIVMQGGIAGWLLPRLGEERMSVVGLVCEAAGYALMGAIVIIPSALLMLGAITLYAVGTGFREPATRGLISQVSDEQQGMVQGGSQAIQSLATVVGPLIAGVLYAQVGHAVPYWAGALVALLAAAAVVRSIPPLHAHRTAAPAEALG, encoded by the coding sequence GTGGAGACATCACCTCGCGAGCGGCGCGGCCCGGGCGGCGGCACGCTGATCTTCCTCATGATCATCGCCTTCATGAACACGCTGGGCTACGGCCTAGTCATCCCGGCGCTGCCCTTCATCGTGCGCCAGTACGCCAGCTCCCCCGACCAACTGGCCATGCTCATGGCCTGGCTCGGCTCGGTCTACGCGCTCTGCCAGTTCCTGGCCGCGCCGGTGCTGGGCGCGCTCAGCGACCGCTTCGGGCGCAGGCCGCTGCTGCTGCTGTGCCTGCTCGGCTCGGCACTGGGCTACGCGCTATTCGGCCTGGGCGGGGCGATCTGGGTCATCTTCCTCGGGCGGATCATCGACGGCCTGACCGGCGGCAACTTCAGCATCCTGGCGGCCTATATCGCCGATGTGGCCAAGCCGCAGGAGCGCAGCCGCTACTTCGGCATGCTAGGCGCGGCCTCGGGCGCTGGCTTTATGGTCGGGCCTGCGGCGGGCGGGTTCCTGGCCAGCCTGGGCTACAGCGTGCCCGCCTACGCCGCCGCCGCCGTGGCGCTGGCCAGCCTGGCCTGGGGCCTGCTGGCCATGCCCGAGAGCCTGCCCAGGGAGCGGCGGCGCACCTCCTTCGCCGCCGCCGAGCTGAACCCCTTCAAGCAGTTGGGCGCGGCGCTGGCGCTGCCGCAGCTGCGCTGGCTGTTCGCCGCCACCTTCTGCTTCGCGCTGGCCTTCGCCATGATGCAGTCTAATGTCTCGGTGCTGCTGATCGACCACCTGCGCTGGAATGCCGACATGATCGGCGCGATGTTTCTAGTGATCGGTATCTTCGACATCGTGATGCAGGGCGGTATCGCGGGGTGGCTGCTGCCACGCCTAGGCGAGGAGCGCATGAGCGTGGTGGGGCTGGTGTGCGAGGCGGCGGGCTACGCTCTGATGGGCGCGATCGTCATCATCCCCTCGGCGCTGCTGATGCTCGGCGCGATCACGCTCTACGCCGTGGGCACGGGGTTCCGCGAGCCAGCCACGCGCGGCCTGATCTCGCAGGTATCCGACGAGCAGCAGGGCATGGTCCAGGGTGGCAGCCAGGCCATCCAGTCGCTGGCTACCGTGGTCGGCCCGCTGATCGCGGGCGTGCTCTATGCCCAGGTGGGCCACGCGGTGCCCTACTGGGCGGGCGCGCTGGTGGCGCTGCTGGCGGCGGCGGCGGTGGTACGCTCCATCCCCCCGCTGCACGCCCACCGCACCGCAGCCCCCGCCGAGGCGCTGGGGTGA
- a CDS encoding sugar ABC transporter permease, translating to MRRSEAVAAYLFMLPWLIGFVVFTAGPMLASLSLSFTSYNVLQPPRWVGLANFTQMLGYDDMFRKALVNTLVYTALYVPLHMAVALGLALLLNARVRGVPLWRTAFYLPSITPVVAVALLWRFILNPADGALNQLLGLLGIPGPGWTSDPHWIKPGLVLMSVWTGGSAMLIYLAGLKNIPQALYDAADVDGASPWQKFARITLPMLSSVLFYTAVIGVIGSLQIFAQSVVLLDANGGSDNAALFYIMYLFNQGFAYFKMGYASALAWVLFVIIVALTALQFWLSNRWVYYEGGNA from the coding sequence ATGCGGCGCAGCGAGGCCGTGGCCGCATACCTGTTCATGCTGCCCTGGCTGATCGGCTTTGTGGTCTTCACCGCAGGGCCGATGCTCGCCTCGCTCTCCCTCAGCTTCACCAGCTACAACGTGCTCCAGCCGCCGCGCTGGGTCGGGCTGGCCAACTTCACGCAGATGCTGGGCTACGACGACATGTTCCGCAAGGCGCTGGTGAACACCCTGGTGTACACCGCGCTGTACGTGCCGCTGCATATGGCGGTGGCGCTGGGGCTGGCCCTGCTGCTCAACGCCCGTGTGCGCGGCGTGCCGCTGTGGCGCACCGCCTTCTACCTGCCCTCGATCACGCCGGTGGTGGCGGTGGCGCTGCTGTGGCGCTTCATCCTCAACCCCGCCGACGGCGCGCTCAACCAGCTGCTCGGGCTGCTGGGCATCCCCGGCCCAGGCTGGACATCCGACCCCCACTGGATCAAGCCCGGCCTGGTGCTGATGAGCGTGTGGACCGGCGGCAGCGCCATGCTGATCTACCTCGCCGGGCTGAAGAACATCCCGCAGGCGCTCTACGACGCGGCGGATGTGGATGGGGCCAGCCCGTGGCAGAAGTTCGCCCGGATCACGCTGCCCATGCTCTCCAGCGTGCTGTTCTACACCGCCGTGATCGGCGTGATCGGCTCGCTGCAGATCTTCGCCCAGTCGGTGGTGCTGCTGGATGCCAACGGCGGCAGCGACAACGCCGCGCTGTTCTACATCATGTACCTGTTCAACCAGGGCTTCGCCTACTTCAAGATGGGCTACGCCTCGGCGCTGGCCTGGGTGCTGTTTGTGATCATCGTGGCGCTCACCGCGCTGCAGTTCTGGCTCTCGAACCGCTGGGTCTACTACGAGGGGGGGAATGCGTAA
- a CDS encoding PAS domain-containing protein, with protein sequence MSDQLINKHQEALDFANGIIETIREPLLILDNDLRVIRANRAFYHTFRADPAATEAQRIYDLGNGQWDIPALRTLLEASISHNTAFHDFEVAHTFPTIGHRVMRLNARKVYQPGHRAEAILLAIEDVTIQRQAELERQSLLAQAQRAQALAEEATRIRDHFLAIAGHELRNPLTTLLGNLQILQRRVAPALEDRDQRSLKSAIDQAFRIHRLITTLLDLAGSTDTVGGDPAEPVDLCELAQRLVERTEPLLEHHTIACQCGVAPAIVVGDALRLEQALTNLINNAIKYSPLGGHVQVTVERAAEGVCVQVSDTGLGIPEAAQQHLFDLFYRVEHGENIAIEGMGIGLYIVQQVVQQHHGSIRVVSAPDEGSQFIMCFPPAPPPSA encoded by the coding sequence ATGAGCGATCAATTGATAAATAAGCATCAGGAAGCGCTGGATTTTGCCAACGGCATCATCGAGACCATCCGCGAACCGCTGCTTATCTTGGACAACGACCTTCGCGTTATCCGGGCAAACCGCGCCTTCTACCACACCTTTCGGGCCGATCCTGCCGCCACCGAGGCGCAGCGCATCTACGATCTGGGCAACGGGCAGTGGGACATCCCCGCCCTGCGCACGCTGCTCGAAGCGAGCATCTCCCACAACACGGCCTTTCATGATTTCGAGGTCGCGCACACCTTCCCGACGATTGGCCACCGAGTCATGCGACTCAACGCCCGCAAGGTCTATCAGCCGGGCCACCGTGCCGAGGCCATTCTGCTGGCGATTGAGGATGTGACCATCCAGCGCCAGGCCGAGCTGGAGCGCCAGTCGCTGCTTGCCCAGGCGCAGCGGGCACAGGCGCTAGCCGAGGAGGCGACCCGCATCCGCGACCACTTCCTGGCTATCGCTGGCCACGAGCTGCGAAATCCGCTCACCACGCTGCTGGGCAACCTGCAGATCCTCCAGCGCCGCGTGGCCCCCGCGCTGGAGGATCGCGACCAGCGCTCGCTCAAGAGCGCGATCGACCAGGCGTTCCGGATCCACCGGCTGATCACCACCCTGCTCGATCTTGCCGGCTCGACGGACACGGTGGGCGGCGATCCCGCCGAGCCTGTCGACCTGTGTGAGCTGGCCCAGCGCCTGGTGGAGCGCACCGAGCCGCTGCTTGAGCACCACACCATCGCGTGCCAGTGCGGCGTAGCGCCCGCTATCGTGGTGGGCGACGCGCTGCGGCTTGAGCAGGCCCTGACCAACCTGATCAATAACGCGATTAAGTACAGCCCGCTCGGCGGCCATGTGCAGGTTACGGTCGAGCGGGCCGCCGAGGGGGTCTGCGTGCAGGTGAGCGACACTGGCTTGGGCATACCCGAGGCCGCGCAGCAGCACCTGTTCGATCTGTTCTACCGGGTTGAGCACGGCGAGAACATCGCGATTGAGGGCATGGGGATTGGGCTGTACATCGTGCAGCAGGTGGTGCAGCAGCACCACGGGTCGATCCGGGTGGTCAGCGCGCCTGACGAGGGGAGCCAGTTTATCATGTGCTTTCCGCCTGCCCCGCCGCCCTCGGCGTAG
- a CDS encoding NAD-dependent deacylase has protein sequence MSTPPIPAALIEILRQARHIAVLTGAGISAESGIPTFRAALTGLWSQYRPEELATPAAFRANPALVWQWYSGLRATMRAAQPNPAHYALAAMQRHAPKVTLLTQNIDGLHQRAGSPDVVELHGNIHHMKCSAEHEPVEAWAEGSEEPPPCPRCGAHIRPDIVWFGERLPDAALDRANEAVRTCDVFFSIGTSGEVEPAASFAPRAMGHGATVVVINLDVTTSEARWLYRFHAQAGQLLPELVRAAWPEAAA, from the coding sequence ATGAGCACGCCACCCATCCCCGCAGCGCTGATCGAGATCCTGCGGCAGGCCCGCCACATCGCCGTGCTGACCGGCGCGGGCATCTCCGCCGAGAGCGGTATCCCCACCTTCCGCGCCGCGCTCACCGGCCTGTGGTCGCAGTACCGCCCCGAGGAGCTGGCGACCCCGGCGGCCTTCCGCGCCAACCCCGCGCTGGTGTGGCAGTGGTACAGCGGGCTGCGCGCCACCATGCGGGCTGCCCAGCCCAACCCCGCGCACTACGCGCTGGCCGCCATGCAGCGCCACGCACCCAAGGTCACGCTGCTGACGCAGAACATCGACGGCCTGCACCAGCGGGCGGGCAGCCCCGATGTGGTGGAGCTGCATGGCAACATCCACCACATGAAGTGCTCGGCGGAGCACGAGCCGGTGGAGGCCTGGGCCGAGGGCAGCGAGGAGCCGCCGCCCTGCCCGCGCTGCGGGGCGCACATCCGCCCCGACATCGTGTGGTTCGGCGAGCGCCTGCCCGACGCGGCGCTCGACCGCGCGAATGAGGCGGTGCGCACCTGCGATGTATTTTTCTCGATCGGCACCTCGGGCGAGGTGGAGCCTGCGGCCTCGTTTGCGCCGCGCGCGATGGGCCACGGTGCGACCGTGGTGGTGATCAACCTGGATGTGACGACCAGCGAGGCGCGCTGGCTGTACCGCTTCCACGCGCAGGCGGGCCAGCTGCTGCCCGAGCTGGTGCGGGCGGCCTGGCCGGAGGCGGCGGCGTGA
- a CDS encoding carbohydrate ABC transporter permease: MLDTAGIFEAPAERQIEEPRPRLTVWRVLIYAALAALAIFYVVPFVWLLSTSLKTPETIFDNRLIPAALRWQNYADVIQQTDFLRWTLNSAIVTLLAIVSITLSSALVAYPFAKLRFPLKRTLFALILGTMMLPSSVTMVPTFLIWRQLGTINTFWPLWAGNLFGSAFYIFMLRQFLMTIPDDLRDAALVDGASQLRTFWDVMLPLIQPALIAVALFEFVAKWNDYLTPLIYLNRPALYTLSLGLATFVESEGLDSRWDLWMAGSVLAMLPVLIVFLLGQRFFVEGIATTGIKG; encoded by the coding sequence ATGCTCGATACTGCAGGCATCTTCGAGGCCCCGGCGGAGCGGCAGATCGAGGAGCCGCGCCCACGCCTCACCGTCTGGCGCGTGCTGATCTACGCAGCGCTGGCCGCGCTGGCGATCTTCTACGTGGTGCCGTTTGTCTGGCTGCTCTCGACATCGCTCAAGACGCCGGAGACGATCTTCGACAACCGGCTGATCCCCGCTGCGCTGCGCTGGCAGAACTACGCCGATGTCATCCAGCAGACCGACTTCCTGCGCTGGACGCTCAACAGCGCGATCGTGACCCTGCTGGCGATCGTCTCGATCACGCTCTCCAGCGCGCTGGTGGCCTACCCCTTCGCCAAGCTGCGCTTCCCGCTCAAGCGCACGCTTTTCGCGCTCATCCTCGGCACCATGATGCTGCCCAGCAGCGTGACCATGGTGCCCACCTTCCTGATCTGGCGGCAGCTGGGCACGATCAACACCTTCTGGCCGCTGTGGGCGGGCAACCTGTTCGGCTCGGCCTTCTACATCTTCATGCTGCGCCAGTTCCTTATGACCATCCCCGACGATCTGCGCGACGCCGCGCTGGTGGATGGCGCGTCGCAGCTGCGCACCTTCTGGGATGTGATGCTGCCGCTCATCCAGCCCGCGCTGATCGCGGTGGCGCTGTTTGAGTTCGTGGCCAAGTGGAACGACTATCTGACGCCGCTGATATACCTGAACCGCCCGGCCCTCTACACGCTGTCGCTGGGGCTGGCCACCTTCGTGGAGTCCGAGGGGCTGGATAGCCGCTGGGATCTGTGGATGGCCGGCTCGGTGCTGGCCATGCTGCCGGTGCTGATCGTGTTTCTCCTCGGCCAGCGCTTCTTTGTCGAGGGCATCGCCACCACCGGGATCAAGGGCTAG
- a CDS encoding radical SAM protein encodes MIEDHQYVAINPEYVLKIDGDRPILYPLDYVNTQFYFLEPEQGFALSLLNGSMPFAQIRQLFSHFFPGAPDDALAYLIEQVDLLVRRQPTATGIGLRGVLQIADTPIAHAITHDPREFVVAPSAYAARMRDTKNKYRLDTPINIYTVFTHRCQTNCVYCYAERKKVPELPLARWRELIGEMAQLGIKMCSPDNGDTLARADGVDLLECLIEHDMLFLLSTKAHMGQDAIRRLVDAGFTRPIQGAIQRPVQLSIDAGEDELCMRMLGITKPRLAKMTETFENFLSFGIMPKVKAVITGLNYDQPKRIVDHFYPHGARVFTFVRYHRTFHRHTDSLFVQPEHIPVLKAQFDAIRAQYPDVELHEDLTAGSNDITFLAPELRQQVWENRLGCGGGWFALGIAPDGSAFLCEQMKLDTPYIVGNAAAQSIRQIWQGAQLETFIHPSRERFKGTLCYECEQFEPCIWEKGRCYRDAFFAYGSIYDTPPLCPYNQRPGLRLS; translated from the coding sequence ATCATCGAGGATCACCAGTATGTCGCCATCAACCCCGAGTATGTGCTGAAGATCGATGGCGATCGCCCCATCCTCTACCCGCTCGACTATGTCAACACCCAGTTCTACTTCCTAGAGCCGGAGCAGGGCTTCGCGCTCTCGCTGCTCAACGGCAGCATGCCCTTCGCCCAGATCCGCCAGCTGTTTAGCCACTTCTTCCCCGGCGCTCCCGACGATGCCCTTGCCTACCTGATCGAGCAGGTCGATCTGCTGGTGCGCAGGCAGCCCACCGCCACCGGCATCGGGCTGCGCGGCGTGCTGCAGATCGCCGACACCCCGATCGCCCACGCGATCACCCACGACCCGCGCGAATTCGTCGTCGCGCCCTCGGCCTACGCCGCCAGGATGCGCGACACCAAAAATAAATATCGGCTCGACACGCCGATCAACATCTACACCGTCTTCACCCACCGCTGCCAGACCAACTGCGTCTACTGCTACGCCGAGCGCAAGAAGGTGCCCGAGCTGCCGCTGGCGCGCTGGCGCGAGCTGATCGGCGAGATGGCCCAGCTGGGCATCAAGATGTGCTCGCCCGACAATGGCGACACGCTGGCCCGCGCCGACGGCGTCGACCTGCTAGAGTGCCTGATCGAGCACGATATGCTCTTCCTGCTCTCCACCAAAGCCCACATGGGCCAGGATGCCATCCGGCGGCTGGTAGATGCGGGCTTCACGCGGCCCATCCAGGGTGCCATCCAGCGCCCCGTGCAGCTGAGCATCGACGCCGGAGAAGATGAGCTGTGTATGCGCATGCTCGGCATCACCAAGCCGCGCCTGGCCAAGATGACCGAGACCTTCGAGAACTTCCTCTCCTTTGGGATCATGCCCAAGGTGAAGGCGGTGATCACCGGCCTGAACTACGACCAGCCCAAGCGGATCGTCGACCACTTCTACCCACATGGGGCCAGGGTCTTCACCTTCGTGCGCTACCACCGCACCTTCCACCGCCACACCGACAGCCTGTTCGTGCAGCCCGAGCACATCCCCGTGCTCAAGGCCCAGTTCGACGCCATCCGCGCGCAGTACCCCGATGTGGAGCTGCACGAGGATCTGACCGCAGGCAGCAACGACATCACCTTCCTGGCCCCCGAGCTGCGCCAGCAGGTGTGGGAGAACCGGCTCGGCTGCGGCGGCGGCTGGTTTGCGCTGGGCATCGCGCCCGACGGCAGCGCCTTCCTCTGCGAGCAGATGAAGCTCGACACGCCGTATATCGTGGGCAACGCCGCCGCCCAGTCCATCCGCCAGATCTGGCAGGGTGCCCAGCTAGAGACCTTCATCCACCCCTCGCGCGAGCGCTTCAAGGGCACGCTCTGCTACGAGTGCGAGCAGTTCGAGCCGTGCATCTGGGAGAAGGGGCGCTGCTACCGCGACGCGTTCTTCGCCTATGGGTCGATCTACGACACGCCGCCGCTGTGCCCCTACAACCAGCGACCCGGCCTGCGGCTAAGCTAG
- a CDS encoding ABC transporter substrate-binding protein: MGQHTTRRGALSRRQLLRLGGLAAASSLAPALAACSSGRAAAPARAGGPTTITEWGFGTDNTLAKARVQAFRDAHPDIGLELVPQINDQKVLTAVVSGEVPDLLWLDRNTIVSWAARGALEPIDDLMARDGVTLDDFYASPVEQVRYGGQTWAIPQFSHVRALWVNHEPLEQAGLSVDDVRRADWAALQQYGARLTRREGGKITRVGFDTRAADGFFWMFSWGNGGSLIGGDGRQATFRDAKNVDALQYVVDTANAQGGRQAQKAFADSWGWDAQHPFILNQVAITLYDSWLLTMVAKFAPEHRFSVLPFVGRDGGTVAMTTGQAWAMPRGARNREAAWQFMKFMATPESWRVGAQAQLAENTAKGAPYVPSLTGSRAADAIMVGEVYQPISPQFDEVVRLLPTLLQPSRAIPSSPLITELTDILMNNAVNPALLGSRAPADGLERAQVRAEQAIAAFA; encoded by the coding sequence ATGGGACAGCACACCACACGGCGCGGCGCGCTCTCGCGTCGGCAGCTGCTGCGCCTGGGCGGGCTGGCGGCTGCGTCGTCGCTGGCCCCGGCGCTGGCCGCGTGCAGCTCGGGTCGGGCGGCGGCCCCAGCGCGGGCGGGCGGGCCGACCACCATCACCGAGTGGGGCTTTGGCACCGATAACACCCTGGCCAAGGCCCGCGTGCAGGCCTTCCGCGACGCCCACCCCGACATCGGGCTTGAGCTGGTGCCGCAGATCAACGATCAGAAGGTGCTCACCGCCGTGGTCAGCGGCGAGGTGCCCGACCTGCTCTGGCTCGACCGCAACACCATCGTCTCGTGGGCCGCGCGCGGCGCGCTTGAGCCGATCGATGACCTGATGGCGCGCGACGGCGTGACCCTGGACGACTTCTACGCCTCGCCCGTCGAGCAGGTGCGCTACGGCGGCCAAACCTGGGCCATCCCGCAGTTCTCGCACGTGCGCGCCCTGTGGGTCAACCACGAGCCGCTTGAGCAGGCCGGGCTGAGCGTGGATGACGTGCGCCGCGCCGACTGGGCTGCGCTCCAGCAGTACGGGGCTAGGCTCACCCGCCGCGAGGGCGGCAAGATCACGCGGGTCGGCTTCGACACGCGGGCGGCGGATGGCTTCTTCTGGATGTTCTCGTGGGGCAACGGCGGCAGCCTGATCGGCGGCGACGGCAGGCAGGCTACCTTTCGCGATGCCAAGAATGTCGATGCGCTTCAATATGTGGTGGACACCGCCAACGCCCAGGGCGGTCGGCAGGCCCAGAAGGCCTTCGCCGACAGCTGGGGCTGGGATGCCCAGCACCCCTTCATCCTCAACCAGGTGGCGATCACGCTCTACGACAGCTGGCTGCTGACCATGGTGGCCAAATTTGCCCCCGAGCACCGCTTCAGCGTGCTTCCCTTCGTTGGGCGCGACGGCGGCACTGTGGCGATGACCACCGGGCAGGCCTGGGCCATGCCGCGCGGCGCGCGCAACCGCGAGGCGGCCTGGCAGTTCATGAAGTTTATGGCCACGCCCGAGAGCTGGCGGGTGGGCGCGCAGGCCCAGCTGGCCGAAAACACGGCCAAGGGCGCGCCCTACGTGCCATCCCTGACTGGCAGCCGCGCCGCCGACGCCATCATGGTGGGCGAGGTCTACCAGCCGATCAGCCCGCAGTTCGACGAGGTGGTGCGCCTGCTGCCCACGCTGCTGCAGCCCAGCCGCGCCATCCCCAGCTCGCCGCTGATCACCGAGCTGACCGACATCCTGATGAACAACGCCGTCAACCCCGCGCTGCTGGGCAGCCGCGCCCCCGCCGATGGCCTGGAGCGAGCCCAGGTGCGCGCCGAGCAGGCCATCGCCGCCTTCGCGTAG
- a CDS encoding transposase — MPQSASVYAMSSALESLELWLAQQLPDLEAVARHRFTQLVAGIIEQQSLLLRQIAAASPFQAEAVSNFTQVQRIIRDTRLTLEQVYYPLVRQLLAHIPPADAYVTIDQTCHTDLYNVVVIGWASDGVSLPFGFLIYPTNGAWAEDARALVPQIHALFPAGQTITLLADRAYASDALIAAVEALGWQYLIRLQEDTLIQHPDAGWVAVRNLRQRAQRQRFFPDVRIWKGATRTATVCLSRQRTADGRTTSWYVVTNLVGDRTCFLAYACRWWQACTHKLPYCMTCSFG; from the coding sequence ATGCCTCAGTCCGCTTCAGTATATGCCATGTCGTCTGCTTTGGAAAGCCTCGAACTGTGGCTTGCGCAGCAGCTGCCCGATCTGGAGGCGGTTGCGCGTCACCGGTTTACGCAACTGGTGGCGGGGATCATTGAGCAGCAGTCGCTGCTGCTGCGCCAGATTGCGGCGGCCAGTCCCTTTCAGGCCGAAGCCGTCAGCAATTTCACGCAGGTCCAGCGAATCATTCGCGATACTCGCCTAACGCTGGAACAGGTGTACTATCCGCTGGTGCGGCAACTGCTTGCCCATATCCCGCCCGCCGATGCGTATGTGACCATCGACCAAACCTGCCATACCGATCTGTATAATGTTGTGGTGATCGGCTGGGCCAGCGATGGCGTGAGCTTGCCGTTCGGATTTTTGATCTATCCCACCAACGGTGCTTGGGCTGAAGATGCCCGCGCGCTGGTGCCGCAGATCCATGCGCTGTTTCCCGCAGGCCAAACCATCACCCTGCTGGCGGATCGTGCCTACGCCTCCGATGCCCTGATCGCGGCGGTCGAGGCCCTGGGCTGGCAGTACCTGATTCGGTTGCAGGAAGATACCCTGATCCAGCACCCGGATGCGGGCTGGGTCGCGGTGCGTAACCTGCGGCAGCGCGCCCAACGCCAGCGGTTCTTCCCGGATGTGCGCATCTGGAAGGGGGCGACGCGCACGGCCACGGTGTGTCTGTCGCGCCAGCGTACGGCGGATGGCCGAACCACCTCGTGGTATGTGGTCACGAATCTGGTCGGTGACCGCACCTGTTTTCTGGCCTATGCCTGCCGCTGGTGGCAAGCATGCACCCACAAGCTCCCTTACTGCATGACATGCTCTTTTGGCTGA
- a CDS encoding SPASM domain-containing protein, producing MTATQKWKPSCFNVVVPAQDGYMLFNSVSSETLALSDGQLPVLEDALREIAATGRSHDEDLCLGLRALGFIVPIGDDEYQREHRKFLDAQAEQDALYLTIVPSMACNLRCTYCFQQNIEHTKADKANFAQGVLAFVQQKMVGCKRLVVQWFGGEPLINYAMIRSLSASFLALCEERGASYHAEMLTNGTLIKPQMIAQLGDMAIRAIQIPLDGVPSTYAHRKQVSLAKAQAYYSFLAQHLDAIAEATGSVTIRINVDRENAEEAKQVVAFFRQQGVSDSRIDFRLGFLNTSRGIIECIPHDCLSYTEFADLELDFRQFLADQGYRVYGKPGARHHPCAAALWNSYTISPDGRIGKCVPAVGTTETAFAQINTGDIAQTMRQLAGDAPFHGFDPFESASCKGCALLPACLGSCPKMHLPDHTLVCSMKEGLGDTLAFYHSYYHATAAQREQACG from the coding sequence GTGACAGCAACGCAAAAATGGAAGCCCTCGTGCTTTAACGTCGTCGTCCCCGCGCAGGATGGCTACATGCTCTTCAACAGCGTCTCGTCGGAGACGCTGGCGCTCAGCGATGGCCAGCTGCCCGTGCTCGAAGATGCCCTGCGCGAGATCGCGGCGACGGGGCGCAGCCACGACGAGGATCTCTGCCTGGGGCTGCGTGCGCTCGGCTTTATCGTGCCCATCGGCGACGACGAGTACCAGCGCGAGCACCGCAAGTTCCTCGACGCGCAGGCCGAGCAGGATGCGCTCTACCTTACCATCGTGCCATCCATGGCCTGCAACCTGCGCTGCACCTACTGCTTCCAGCAGAACATCGAGCACACCAAGGCCGACAAGGCCAACTTCGCGCAGGGCGTGCTGGCGTTCGTGCAGCAGAAGATGGTGGGCTGCAAGCGCCTGGTGGTGCAGTGGTTCGGCGGCGAGCCGCTGATCAACTACGCCATGATCCGCTCGCTCAGCGCCTCCTTCCTGGCGCTCTGCGAGGAGCGCGGGGCCAGCTACCACGCCGAGATGCTGACCAACGGCACCCTGATCAAGCCGCAGATGATCGCGCAGCTGGGCGACATGGCCATCCGCGCCATCCAGATCCCGCTCGACGGCGTGCCCAGCACCTACGCCCACCGCAAGCAGGTGTCGCTGGCCAAGGCCCAGGCCTACTACAGCTTCCTGGCCCAGCACCTCGATGCGATCGCCGAGGCCACCGGCAGCGTCACCATCCGCATTAACGTCGACCGTGAGAACGCCGAGGAGGCCAAGCAGGTGGTGGCCTTCTTCCGCCAGCAGGGCGTGTCCGACTCGCGCATCGACTTCCGGCTCGGCTTCCTGAACACCAGCCGGGGCATTATCGAGTGCATCCCGCACGACTGCCTCTCGTACACCGAGTTCGCCGACCTCGAGCTGGACTTCCGCCAGTTCCTCGCCGACCAGGGCTACCGCGTCTACGGCAAGCCCGGCGCGCGCCACCACCCCTGCGCGGCGGCGCTGTGGAACTCGTACACTATCAGCCCCGATGGCCGGATCGGCAAGTGCGTGCCCGCCGTCGGCACCACCGAGACAGCCTTCGCCCAGATCAACACGGGCGATATCGCGCAGACCATGCGGCAGCTCGCAGGCGACGCGCCCTTCCACGGCTTTGACCCGTTCGAGAGCGCCAGCTGCAAGGGCTGCGCGCTGCTCCCGGCCTGCCTCGGCTCGTGCCCCAAGATGCACCTGCCCGACCACACGCTGGTGTGCAGCATGAAGGAGGGGCTGGGCGACACCCTGGCGTTCTACCACAGCTACTACCACGCCACCGCCGCCCAGCGCGAGCAGGCCTGCGGCTAA